From Denitrovibrio acetiphilus DSM 12809, the proteins below share one genomic window:
- a CDS encoding ABC transporter permease yields the protein MNPFKVVLRAELQESMRSRWFIGYTLLFSGFVSMIFIAGVTDSYVLGFTGLTRLLLIFIQGCNIVLPIFILMTAVRVIAGDRDSHILEYMLSFPVSLKDYYWGKLIGRYIVVFLPLVFAMILAVIIGLFSGGVPWGLVVLYTMLLLCNSFAFLGIGFFISVRVRSQEMGVAVSLFLWLFLIALIDVTLIGFMIKSRISPELIFTIALTNPVQVFRVVAISLFDPTLTVIGPAAYFILDRAGRVPFITFGLVYNMLIGLSFAVAGYFSFKKKDLI from the coding sequence ATGAATCCTTTTAAAGTTGTGCTGAGGGCAGAGCTTCAGGAGTCTATGCGTTCAAGATGGTTTATAGGTTACACACTCCTTTTCAGCGGCTTTGTGTCTATGATCTTTATCGCTGGTGTGACAGATAGCTATGTCCTTGGTTTCACAGGACTTACAAGGCTTCTTCTCATCTTCATTCAGGGGTGCAATATCGTTTTGCCTATATTTATTCTGATGACGGCAGTTCGTGTTATAGCCGGAGACAGGGATTCACATATTTTAGAGTATATGCTTTCTTTCCCCGTTTCGCTGAAGGACTATTACTGGGGCAAACTCATAGGCAGGTATATTGTAGTTTTTCTCCCGCTTGTTTTTGCGATGATCCTTGCAGTCATCATAGGTTTATTCTCCGGCGGAGTTCCCTGGGGGCTAGTTGTTTTGTATACAATGCTTTTACTTTGCAATTCATTTGCCTTTTTGGGGATAGGGTTCTTTATTTCCGTCAGAGTCCGCAGTCAGGAAATGGGAGTTGCCGTTTCACTTTTTTTGTGGCTATTCCTCATTGCTCTTATTGATGTGACACTTATAGGTTTTATGATAAAAAGCCGCATATCGCCGGAATTGATTTTTACTATTGCTCTTACTAATCCCGTGCAGGTTTTCAGAGTTGTTGCTATCTCTCTGTTTGACCCTACATTAACTGTTATAGGACCTGCGGCGTATTTTATTCTGGACAGAGCCGGCAGGGTTCCTTTTATTACGTTTGGTCTTGTTTATAATATGCTAATCGGATTAAGCTTTGCTGTTGCAGGATATTTCAGCTTTAAAAAGAAAGATTTGATATGA
- a CDS encoding RNA recognition motif domain-containing protein, giving the protein MNIYVGNLSYSTNEDDISALFSKIGEVDSVRIITDRDTGRSKGFGFVEMANSDQAKAAIDKLNETELDGRNLTVNEAKPKNNDRGNSRY; this is encoded by the coding sequence ATGAACATTTATGTAGGCAACCTCAGTTACTCAACAAACGAAGACGATATCTCAGCACTTTTCAGCAAAATTGGCGAAGTTGATTCAGTAAGAATCATCACAGACAGAGACACTGGCCGCTCTAAAGGCTTCGGCTTTGTTGAAATGGCAAACAGTGATCAAGCTAAAGCAGCTATCGACAAGCTTAACGAAACAGAGCTTGACGGCAGAAACCTCACTGTAAACGAAGCAAAACCTAAAAACAACGATCGCGGCAACTCAAGATACTAA
- a CDS encoding helix-turn-helix domain-containing protein: protein MYYKDDLEKRGFIQDEGHSEVNSVGKCWRLSEKLGSGYLWIYDRKDLFDIKIHNFYFFEDTFMEFNLPECLSITHYESISGDELSPYRRLSADCIKSFIGGNNPYRILIHKKIPIRSVGIEIMPAYYEYYLKQQYPDENINAYEAFHQVEQTSNFPEMLFLLNQVKNYRGSGFASKLFYEGKVAEAVSMVIDRAKVSEQPKKRVNNIDIQGLENVTAYINDHFASELPLKKLAKIACMGTTKFKYSFKQFHGCTVTEYIRQKRIGQAEHMLSATDLPIGLIARTVGYSGAGHFSKLFKMSTGLMPREYRKNIYR, encoded by the coding sequence ATGTATTATAAAGACGATCTTGAGAAGAGAGGGTTTATCCAGGATGAAGGTCACTCTGAGGTAAATTCTGTTGGTAAGTGCTGGCGTCTTTCGGAAAAACTCGGAAGCGGCTATCTGTGGATATACGACAGAAAAGATCTATTTGACATAAAAATACACAACTTCTATTTTTTTGAAGATACATTTATGGAATTCAACCTCCCTGAATGTCTCAGTATAACTCACTATGAATCAATTTCTGGTGATGAACTCTCGCCTTACCGCCGCCTGAGTGCAGACTGTATAAAAAGCTTCATAGGTGGGAACAATCCGTACAGGATATTAATACATAAGAAAATACCAATACGATCCGTCGGAATAGAGATAATGCCTGCTTACTACGAGTACTATTTGAAACAACAGTATCCTGACGAAAATATAAATGCTTATGAAGCTTTTCACCAGGTAGAGCAAACAAGTAATTTTCCGGAGATGCTTTTTCTGCTGAATCAGGTTAAAAACTACCGAGGAAGCGGCTTTGCTTCAAAGCTCTTTTACGAAGGTAAAGTTGCAGAAGCGGTCTCTATGGTCATAGACAGAGCAAAGGTATCTGAACAACCAAAGAAAAGAGTCAATAACATTGATATACAAGGGCTTGAGAACGTAACTGCATATATCAACGACCACTTCGCATCTGAACTGCCTCTGAAAAAACTGGCTAAAATTGCCTGTATGGGCACTACAAAATTCAAATACTCCTTTAAACAATTCCACGGTTGCACAGTCACCGAATATATACGACAAAAGCGCATCGGACAGGCAGAGCATATGCTTTCGGCCACAGACTTGCCCATAGGGCTGATTGCCCGTACTGTGGGTTACTCCGGAGCCGGACACTTTTCGAAGCTGTTCAAAATGAGCACGGGGCTGATGCCGAGAGAATACCGGAAAAACATCTACAGATAA
- a CDS encoding MptD family putative ECF transporter S component yields MCANKSNYKKRGLTTKDFVVTGVFSSIYVVFNIAGGIIFAPNPVLTFYTPIGMALLCGPVFLLLSAKVPKYGAVTILGIIIGILWFATGMHWAFGTGAIVMGGLADIVLRLGRYKNSVFGIVGYMVFSLGPVGTYAVFFMDPAGWSKTMISYGTSASYVETMNTAAFSGLLPIIVIGTLTAALLSGLVGRKMLKRQFEKAGITA; encoded by the coding sequence ATGTGTGCTAATAAATCCAACTATAAAAAGAGAGGGTTAACAACAAAAGATTTTGTTGTCACAGGGGTGTTTTCATCGATATATGTTGTTTTTAATATTGCCGGAGGAATAATATTTGCCCCTAATCCCGTTTTGACATTTTATACCCCCATAGGGATGGCTCTTCTCTGTGGTCCTGTTTTCTTACTCTTATCTGCAAAGGTGCCTAAATATGGCGCTGTGACTATTCTAGGCATTATAATAGGCATTTTATGGTTTGCCACAGGGATGCACTGGGCTTTCGGCACTGGGGCGATTGTCATGGGAGGGCTTGCGGATATAGTTTTAAGATTAGGCAGATATAAGAATTCAGTGTTCGGCATTGTCGGGTATATGGTTTTCTCCTTAGGTCCTGTAGGTACTTATGCTGTTTTTTTTATGGATCCTGCCGGCTGGTCTAAGACAATGATAAGCTATGGCACATCTGCGTCTTATGTGGAAACTATGAATACTGCGGCATTTTCAGGACTCTTGCCCATAATTGTTATCGGGACTTTAACTGCTGCGCTACTCAGTGGGTTAGTTGGCAGAAAGATGCTGAAAAGGCAATTTGAAAAGGCTGGAATTACAGCATGA
- a CDS encoding energy-coupling factor transporter transmembrane component T family protein: MNNAFEAGILKFDPRTKILILILCILSAAMSPSLIYNLVLVFFIALFGIVSGRLKYSVYSVVFYIFIYFVTMAAISAQNSLQTVFLAFFGLFHKVYPCAMMSGIIISTTKVNEFLYAVNCARLTEKISIPLAIMFRYIPAIKDDWMFIKDAMRMRGVNPSFKNIFTNPSETINAIYVPLMMSASKAADELTIASLTRGIENPARRTCLVAIRMSMKDYFALIIFLSFFAAGHFYRELFQ; encoded by the coding sequence ATGAATAACGCTTTTGAAGCTGGTATTTTAAAGTTTGATCCCCGTACAAAAATCTTGATTCTGATATTGTGTATACTGTCGGCGGCAATGTCGCCGTCTCTTATTTATAATCTGGTGCTGGTGTTTTTCATTGCACTGTTTGGTATTGTCAGCGGTAGACTTAAATATTCTGTTTACAGCGTAGTGTTTTATATCTTTATCTATTTTGTCACTATGGCTGCAATATCTGCACAGAATAGCCTGCAAACTGTGTTTCTCGCTTTTTTCGGTCTTTTTCATAAAGTTTATCCGTGTGCAATGATGAGCGGTATAATCATTTCCACAACAAAGGTTAATGAGTTTCTGTATGCCGTTAACTGTGCACGGTTAACTGAAAAAATAAGTATCCCTCTGGCAATTATGTTCAGATATATCCCCGCTATAAAAGATGACTGGATGTTCATAAAGGACGCAATGAGAATGAGAGGAGTGAACCCCTCCTTTAAAAATATTTTCACAAACCCTTCGGAGACAATCAACGCAATTTATGTCCCGCTCATGATGTCTGCCTCGAAGGCGGCTGACGAACTGACTATTGCTTCCCTGACCAGAGGGATAGAAAACCCTGCCCGCAGGACGTGTCTTGTTGCTATACGAATGAGTATGAAAGATTATTTTGCACTTATTATATTTTTATCTTTTTTCGCGGCTGGTCATTTTTATAGGGAGTTGTTTCAATGA
- a CDS encoding ABC transporter ATP-binding protein codes for MIKLENVSFEYFGRRADSISDVSLELNKGECLLLCGRSGSGKTTITKLLNGLIPNFHEGSMFGRVTVGHLQVNETPMYMIAEVVGSVFQNPRTQFFNVDTDSEIVFGMENAGIPADKLKLRLAQTADDLNISDLLGRNIFELSGGEKQKIAFASVYAMNPDVYVLDEPSSNLDAASVNELKKILKLIKQQGKTVIVAEHRLYYLLDIADKVICMNNGRVDKVISPTELRRFPADVRSRMGLRAADLSAVTPLNAGKIDSEPVIEIRNVSVSHKKKVILKGLNLQVGRGEIIAVAGRNGAGKTTFSRALCGLHKEYTGEFLQNGKSQSAKARLKNSYMVMQDVNYQLFAESVESECSFGIRNVQMEKVDIALERLNLTPYRHCHPNTLSGGQKQRTAVAVGVVSEKEVMIFDEPTSGLDSDSMFQVSELIRMLSEEGRIVFVVTHDFEFVCACCTRVLHFSGGTMADDINVTAENTEKLRELFLA; via the coding sequence ATGATTAAGCTGGAAAATGTCTCTTTTGAGTATTTCGGTAGGAGAGCAGACAGCATTAGTGATGTCAGTCTGGAGCTTAATAAAGGGGAATGCCTCCTTTTGTGCGGAAGGAGTGGCAGCGGGAAAACAACCATAACAAAACTTCTGAATGGTCTTATTCCTAATTTTCATGAAGGCAGTATGTTTGGAAGAGTTACTGTGGGACATCTCCAGGTTAACGAAACTCCTATGTATATGATTGCAGAAGTTGTTGGTTCTGTGTTTCAGAATCCGCGTACCCAGTTTTTTAATGTCGACACAGACAGTGAGATTGTTTTTGGTATGGAAAATGCCGGGATTCCCGCTGACAAGCTTAAACTTCGCCTGGCGCAAACAGCAGATGATCTTAATATTTCAGATCTTCTCGGCAGAAACATTTTTGAGCTTTCAGGCGGGGAGAAACAGAAGATCGCTTTCGCATCAGTTTATGCCATGAATCCTGATGTTTATGTCCTTGATGAACCTTCGTCTAATCTGGATGCTGCTTCTGTTAATGAATTAAAGAAGATTCTGAAGCTTATAAAACAACAGGGGAAAACTGTGATAGTGGCTGAACACAGGCTTTATTATCTTTTAGATATTGCTGACAAGGTTATCTGTATGAATAACGGAAGAGTTGACAAAGTGATATCGCCTACGGAGCTGAGACGTTTTCCAGCAGATGTTAGAAGCCGGATGGGATTGAGAGCCGCAGACCTTTCAGCGGTTACTCCTCTGAACGCCGGTAAAATCGATTCTGAGCCTGTTATTGAGATCAGAAATGTTTCTGTCAGTCATAAGAAAAAAGTCATTCTGAAAGGGCTGAACCTGCAGGTCGGACGTGGTGAGATTATTGCCGTGGCAGGCAGAAACGGAGCGGGTAAAACGACATTCAGCAGAGCTTTGTGCGGTCTGCATAAAGAGTATACGGGGGAGTTTCTTCAAAATGGGAAATCACAGAGCGCAAAAGCGCGTCTGAAAAACTCATACATGGTTATGCAGGATGTGAATTATCAGCTCTTTGCAGAGAGCGTAGAGAGTGAGTGTTCATTTGGTATCAGAAATGTTCAGATGGAAAAGGTAGATATTGCTCTGGAAAGATTAAACCTTACTCCGTATAGACACTGCCATCCGAATACTCTGTCAGGCGGGCAAAAGCAGAGAACTGCTGTTGCTGTTGGAGTTGTGTCTGAAAAGGAAGTTATGATTTTTGACGAACCGACCAGCGGGCTTGATTCCGATAGTATGTTTCAGGTTTCAGAATTGATCAGAATGCTTTCGGAAGAGGGCAGGATAGTGTTTGTTGTTACACATGATTTTGAGTTTGTATGCGCATGTTGTACGCGTGTCCTGCATTTTTCAGGAGGAACAATGGCGGATGACATAAATGTTACAGCCGAAAATACAGAGAAGCTCAGAGAGCTGTTTTTGGCATGA
- a CDS encoding ATP-binding cassette domain-containing protein has protein sequence MLLLKWAGRDRYLLYLSVILAFISGLFTMVPYYAVYRIMVAVYARNLTQHVIVENSIIILAAMALRFAIFGAAGAVSHKGAYRALFRVRCIVVEHMAKIPLGALNTRSIGDVKTVLNEDIEKLELFLAHQLPEFVYYLIGPFAVFVYLCFVNAPLALVSLLPLILGGVAIGLMYRSSSGMVNRFNASLVSLNSVMIEYISGMKLIKAYNMGSSSFRKYADAIQEENDVWIEGAKSMGPPYAAFVVFIECGMIFMVPFGGMFFLNGSITASVFILFMFVGGMYLTEVRPLHELGSNFADVLKGIEKAREVLEIQVFEGGGEFPEKHDIELRNVTFSYDGSSNVIRDCNLQISDGEKIGIAGRSGAGKSTIVELISRFYDVDKGEILIGGKDIRDINYEILLQNIAIVFQKTFLTRDSVFENIRMGANATLKEVREAAVKAQIDDFIMSLPDEYDTKVGSFSTRFSGGEKQRIAIARAILKNAPILILDEATASSDPENQLEIDKAICNLCMGKTVIIVAHRLGVLKSCDRVAVIENRRVTTIGSHDEVLKNNDYYRQAWSDYEIARNITYQL, from the coding sequence ATGCTGTTGCTTAAATGGGCAGGCAGAGACAGGTATTTACTGTATCTTTCAGTGATTCTGGCATTTATAAGCGGACTCTTTACTATGGTTCCGTATTACGCAGTTTACAGGATTATGGTAGCAGTTTATGCCCGGAACCTGACACAGCATGTCATTGTTGAGAATAGTATTATAATCCTTGCTGCAATGGCTTTGCGTTTTGCAATTTTCGGAGCGGCGGGGGCTGTTTCTCATAAGGGAGCATACAGAGCTTTGTTTAGAGTTCGCTGTATTGTTGTCGAGCATATGGCGAAAATTCCGCTGGGGGCTTTGAATACAAGAAGTATAGGGGATGTTAAAACTGTGCTTAACGAAGATATCGAAAAGCTGGAGCTGTTTCTTGCTCATCAACTCCCTGAGTTTGTCTATTACCTCATAGGTCCTTTTGCTGTGTTTGTTTATCTTTGTTTTGTCAATGCGCCCCTTGCTCTGGTCTCTCTGCTACCTTTGATTCTCGGAGGTGTAGCCATTGGGCTGATGTATAGAAGCTCCAGCGGCATGGTAAACCGCTTCAATGCCTCACTGGTGAGCCTTAACTCTGTGATGATAGAGTATATAAGCGGTATGAAGCTTATAAAAGCTTATAATATGGGGAGCAGTTCTTTTAGAAAATACGCCGATGCTATACAGGAAGAAAACGATGTGTGGATTGAAGGGGCAAAAAGTATGGGACCTCCTTATGCTGCATTTGTCGTTTTCATAGAATGCGGCATGATATTCATGGTTCCTTTTGGAGGCATGTTTTTCCTTAATGGTTCGATAACTGCCAGCGTATTTATACTGTTTATGTTTGTGGGAGGGATGTATCTGACCGAGGTGAGACCTCTTCATGAGCTGGGCAGTAACTTTGCAGATGTGCTGAAAGGCATTGAGAAAGCCAGGGAAGTGCTTGAAATTCAAGTCTTTGAAGGCGGTGGAGAGTTTCCGGAGAAGCATGATATAGAGCTTAGAAACGTAACATTTTCATATGATGGCAGCAGCAATGTGATACGTGATTGTAACCTGCAGATTTCTGATGGTGAAAAAATAGGTATTGCAGGGCGCTCCGGAGCTGGTAAAAGCACCATTGTTGAGTTGATATCCAGATTTTATGACGTTGATAAGGGGGAGATCCTTATCGGAGGCAAGGACATCAGAGATATCAATTATGAAATTCTTCTGCAAAACATTGCCATTGTTTTTCAGAAAACATTTCTTACCCGTGACAGCGTTTTTGAAAATATACGCATGGGTGCAAATGCAACTTTAAAAGAGGTTCGTGAGGCTGCTGTAAAGGCGCAGATTGACGATTTTATCATGTCTCTTCCTGACGAATATGACACTAAAGTCGGGAGTTTTTCTACGAGATTTTCCGGTGGAGAAAAACAGAGAATAGCAATTGCAAGAGCTATTTTAAAGAATGCACCTATTCTCATTCTTGACGAGGCGACCGCTTCATCAGACCCTGAGAATCAGCTGGAGATAGACAAGGCGATATGCAACCTCTGCATGGGTAAAACCGTTATCATTGTTGCTCACCGCTTAGGAGTTTTGAAAAGCTGTGACAGGGTCGCTGTTATTGAAAATAGAAGAGTGACCACAATTGGATCTCATGATGAGGTGCTGAAAAATAATGATTATTACAGACAGGCTTGGTCAGATTATGAAATTGCCAGAAATATTACTTATCAGTTATGA
- a CDS encoding ABC transporter ATP-binding protein, whose protein sequence is MSKNPFRKNKHFYVGVVLNILEGILSGFNFYFLFSAMQMLWEGDVTLDKIMSLVLLLLFIYVVRLIVYSTGYTMFHIGGAFVSRHVRLFLGEKIKKIPLSCFTQKQTGDYINAVTSDVSNYEKILTHKIGDIIKNISLSLMLVGYVGVVLWAPAGAILFLMELMLLPALWMSFRMVRKYGVFKNEICVRSVSGIVEYISGIQTFRAYGIGGIKNKDVISAMKDFSDIGYIYESKIIPIGSFFGAFIWGSVSLVICAGAVPLKGGAIDPVTYLMIIMLAVFLSKLCVTLFVDLTSYKHLAVSKGKIISVVNEKEEKGIVKPFQTATHEVVFDNVCFSYVVGEPVLEGISFCAPDKSLTAVVGDSGCGKSTIMNLISKYYEVESGSISFGGKKINNIAAERVLENISMVDQDVFLFNDTIRNNIRYARPDASDKEIENVCREAGCEGFILNMKNGYDTMIGENGNLLSGGERQRLSIARAILKNSPILILDEATASLDIENELAVKQAVLNLLKQKKTVIMIAHTLAIVKNADEILVVADGKIAEHGKHAELIEKNGKYAAMWDAEQQLSA, encoded by the coding sequence ATGAGTAAGAATCCATTTAGGAAAAATAAGCATTTTTACGTTGGCGTTGTATTGAATATTCTGGAAGGCATACTGTCGGGATTTAATTTCTATTTCCTTTTTTCTGCTATGCAGATGCTTTGGGAGGGAGATGTCACTCTGGATAAAATCATGAGTCTGGTTTTGCTGCTGCTGTTTATATATGTTGTCAGGTTAATTGTTTACAGTACCGGATATACAATGTTTCATATTGGCGGGGCATTTGTCAGCAGACATGTTCGTCTGTTTCTGGGCGAGAAAATAAAGAAAATACCTCTTTCATGTTTTACTCAGAAGCAGACAGGGGACTACATAAACGCTGTTACGAGTGATGTAAGTAACTATGAGAAAATTCTTACTCATAAAATCGGTGACATTATAAAAAACATTTCTCTTTCACTGATGTTGGTTGGTTATGTTGGTGTCGTGTTGTGGGCTCCTGCGGGGGCAATTTTATTTCTTATGGAGCTTATGCTGCTTCCTGCTTTATGGATGTCGTTTCGTATGGTCAGAAAATACGGCGTATTTAAGAATGAAATCTGTGTCAGGAGTGTCAGCGGTATTGTTGAATACATTTCGGGGATCCAGACTTTCAGAGCCTATGGTATAGGCGGTATTAAAAATAAAGATGTGATTTCGGCGATGAAGGATTTCAGTGACATCGGGTATATTTATGAGTCGAAGATAATTCCGATAGGTTCATTTTTCGGTGCGTTTATATGGGGGAGTGTTTCTCTTGTTATCTGTGCCGGAGCTGTTCCTCTTAAGGGGGGCGCTATAGATCCTGTTACTTACCTGATGATTATTATGCTTGCTGTTTTTCTGTCGAAATTGTGTGTAACGCTTTTCGTTGATCTGACATCTTATAAGCATCTGGCTGTATCAAAGGGGAAGATTATATCTGTTGTTAATGAAAAGGAAGAAAAAGGTATCGTTAAACCTTTTCAAACAGCCACTCATGAAGTTGTATTTGATAATGTCTGTTTCTCATATGTTGTGGGCGAACCTGTGCTGGAGGGAATTAGCTTCTGTGCTCCTGATAAAAGTCTGACTGCAGTAGTCGGTGATTCCGGCTGTGGTAAATCCACCATTATGAATCTTATTTCTAAATACTATGAAGTTGAAAGCGGAAGCATTTCTTTCGGAGGTAAAAAGATTAACAACATTGCTGCTGAAAGAGTTTTGGAAAACATATCTATGGTGGATCAGGATGTTTTTTTATTTAATGATACTATTCGCAACAATATAAGATATGCACGTCCTGATGCTTCCGATAAAGAGATAGAAAATGTTTGCAGGGAAGCTGGGTGTGAAGGGTTTATTTTAAATATGAAAAACGGTTATGATACTATGATCGGCGAAAATGGGAATCTTCTTTCAGGGGGGGAGCGTCAGCGTCTGTCTATTGCACGGGCGATATTGAAAAACAGCCCGATACTGATTCTGGACGAAGCTACCGCAAGTCTCGATATCGAAAACGAACTTGCTGTGAAACAAGCTGTTTTGAACCTGCTGAAACAGAAGAAAACGGTTATTATGATAGCTCATACCCTTGCTATAGTTAAAAATGCTGATGAAATTCTTGTTGTTGCTGACGGAAAAATAGCAGAACACGGCAAACACGCGGAGCTTATAGAAAAGAATGGCAAGTATGCTGCTATGTGGGACGCAGAACAACAGCTTTCTGCATAA
- a CDS encoding TonB-dependent receptor, protein MKKLLIMLFTLVTAVVGFAEDTVKPDNLISLDTVTVTANKTKEDMQKIPDSVSVLTSVDISDRSINNTEDIFERIPNMHFTKMGQTGSSDQIASIRGITSFMTGGSVFGFYIDDVYQPLYDINFSDVERIEVLRGPQGTLYGRNTEAGVINIITKEPKNTWSADINTSYGSFNTKSLFVAGNGAIIRDKLFLRLTGKYSSSDGYFENDADRSDDVDKSKSFDGKLSLKYKPTSDLTIDFKSGYQEYDANYAEFALYDSVMDGDMKVNVDDPGDMSNNTYNSSLKIDYGMGKVRFTSITSAVRADTSNDNDLDFTQYKLMKLETSKDSKIFSQEFRLNSEDNSPLKWRTGAYLYSSEEKQNIDMSMFTYNVVSSQYGKTEKSSAALFGQMDYKIGKFVLTAGLRYENEHQEFDYEWSGGAMVGYTPVKGSAEEDFTALLPKAALMYNINDNSQSYISIAKGFKSGGFNISSEPGKSYDSEYTWNYEVGIKNKLAGGKLVVNAAAFYIDWSDMQVEQPSYPDYIIDNAAEATSKGLELEARFLPAAWLNLYGSFGYVDAEFDDYTLNGVDYSGKKITNSPDTTYSLGGVLRFMDHWFVNAEINGTGKIYYNAANSKEQTSYEIINAKVGYETERFDVYVWVDNLLDQAYATRAFEMSGNWYGRSGNPLTVGANVNLRF, encoded by the coding sequence ATGAAAAAGCTGTTAATAATGCTTTTTACACTGGTGACAGCTGTTGTCGGTTTTGCTGAAGATACTGTTAAACCTGATAACTTAATTTCTCTGGATACTGTTACAGTTACTGCGAATAAAACAAAAGAAGATATGCAGAAGATACCGGATTCTGTCTCTGTTCTCACGTCTGTCGATATCAGCGACAGGTCTATTAATAACACAGAAGACATCTTTGAAAGAATCCCCAATATGCATTTCACAAAGATGGGACAAACAGGAAGCAGTGACCAGATTGCTTCAATAAGAGGGATAACATCTTTTATGACCGGAGGTTCAGTCTTCGGCTTTTATATTGATGACGTTTACCAGCCGCTTTACGACATAAACTTCTCAGATGTAGAGAGGATCGAGGTTTTGAGAGGTCCTCAGGGGACTCTCTACGGGCGTAACACAGAAGCAGGCGTAATCAATATCATCACCAAAGAACCAAAAAACACATGGAGTGCTGACATCAACACATCCTACGGCAGTTTTAACACAAAGAGCTTGTTTGTCGCAGGTAACGGAGCAATTATTCGCGATAAACTTTTTCTAAGGTTAACTGGCAAATACTCGTCATCTGACGGCTATTTTGAAAATGATGCAGACAGAAGTGACGACGTAGATAAAAGCAAATCTTTCGATGGCAAGCTCTCTTTGAAATACAAACCAACGTCAGACCTTACTATAGATTTCAAATCCGGTTATCAGGAATATGATGCGAACTATGCAGAATTTGCATTATACGACAGTGTTATGGACGGAGACATGAAAGTAAATGTGGACGACCCTGGAGACATGAGCAACAACACATATAATTCATCTCTGAAAATCGACTATGGTATGGGGAAAGTCAGATTCACATCTATAACCTCAGCCGTAAGGGCAGATACTTCCAATGACAATGATCTGGATTTCACCCAGTATAAACTGATGAAACTGGAAACGAGCAAAGACTCTAAAATATTCAGTCAGGAGTTCAGACTGAATTCAGAAGATAACTCTCCGCTCAAATGGAGAACAGGTGCATATTTATACAGTAGTGAAGAGAAACAAAATATAGATATGTCAATGTTCACTTACAATGTGGTATCCAGCCAATACGGAAAAACAGAGAAAAGCAGTGCTGCTTTATTTGGTCAAATGGACTACAAAATAGGCAAGTTTGTATTAACCGCCGGGCTTCGGTATGAAAATGAACATCAGGAGTTCGACTATGAGTGGTCCGGAGGCGCAATGGTGGGTTACACCCCTGTAAAAGGCTCTGCGGAAGAAGACTTTACAGCTCTCCTCCCTAAAGCTGCTCTGATGTATAACATAAACGACAATTCACAATCTTACATAAGTATTGCCAAAGGTTTTAAAAGCGGCGGCTTCAACATCAGCTCAGAACCTGGAAAATCATACGACTCAGAATATACGTGGAACTATGAGGTAGGCATTAAAAACAAACTTGCCGGCGGAAAACTTGTAGTTAACGCTGCGGCATTTTATATAGACTGGTCAGATATGCAGGTGGAACAACCGTCATATCCTGACTACATAATTGACAATGCAGCGGAAGCAACCAGTAAAGGTCTGGAGCTGGAAGCAAGATTCCTCCCTGCTGCGTGGCTGAATCTATACGGAAGCTTCGGCTATGTGGATGCTGAATTTGACGATTATACCCTGAACGGTGTGGACTATTCAGGTAAAAAAATTACCAACTCACCGGATACTACATATTCTCTCGGGGGAGTTTTGCGTTTTATGGATCATTGGTTTGTAAATGCTGAAATCAACGGTACAGGAAAAATTTATTATAATGCTGCGAACTCGAAAGAACAAACTTCATATGAAATCATAAACGCAAAAGTCGGATACGAAACAGAAAGATTTGATGTATATGTCTGGGTCGACAACCTTCTTGATCAGGCATACGCCACACGAGCATTTGAGATGAGCGGAAATTGGTATGGCAGAAGCGGAAACCCTCTGACTGTTGGAGCCAACGTAAATTTAAGGTTCTGA